GTCGACGCCTGCGGTCCCACCCTGGCCGGACACGACATGATCAGCCCGATCTTCATCGAGGGTCGGCTGGTGCTGCTCTGGGCTGGCGACCCGGTCCAGACCCCGGAGGGCGTCACCGCCGGCACACCGGTCGCCGAAGTCCGGGGCAGATATCCGAGGATGCGTAACCTGCGCGCTCCCCACGGGACGTACCGGTTCGACGGCCTGCTCGCCCGCGACGGTGACCGCGCCTACCTCTTCCTGCACGACGGCCACACGGTCCGCAAGATCATCGCTGGTTACGCCAGCTGGGCCCGCCGCCTCTTCCTCGACGGCCACGCCCCCTGCTGACCGGGTAGGCGCGCCCGCAGGGTGCCAGCGGCTGGCCGCGATGGGAAAGCAGGCGCGGGTGGGCATAGGCGAACGACACCAGGAACAGCAGCGATACCATCCCGAGTAGTATGGGACGACTCGCGAGACCGACGACCCCGCAATCTTTGTCCCGGCAGGAAAATAAGGTACGACAGCACGCCAGGCACGGACCCGACCGTGCCATACCGCGCGAGGACCCGGGCATGGATACCGACTGGAAGTCAAGCGTGCTAGTTGTGCAAAGCGTCAAGAGGTTAGCGAGATGATCAGACTTTACCCCCCAGCGAACGACAAGCATCTCGCCCAGATGACACCTGCCGAACTAGCAGAGGTGTACGCCTACCCCATCACCGAATCCGCACCTTATGTGAGAACGAACCTGGTCACCAGCATAAACGGCATAACAACTGTTGATGGATTGTCCGGCGGGCTCAGCTCACCAGACGACCTTACCTTGTTCAAACTGCTACGCGGTCTTGCCGACGTGATACTTGTCGGCGCAGCGACTGCGCGGATGGAAGACTACCGCGGGGCTCGAATACCGAAGGCCGTTCAGAAGGTCCGGCGCGAGCGCGGCCAGCAGCCGGTGCCACCCATCGCCGTCGTGACCGCCCGGGCCGACATAGATCCGGAGTCCCGACTGCTCAAGGACACCTCGGTCCCGCCACTGATTTTTACCACGGACGCCGCGCCGCCGGAACACCTCGACAGGCTTGCGGCAGCAGGCGCCAAAATCACAATTTCTGGCCGGGAGAGCGCCGACCCGCGAAGGGTGCTCCAAGCGCTTGCCGACTCCGATCTGAATCGGGTCCTGTGCGAGGGCGGACCGAATATGCTCGGTCAACTGATCGCCGAGGATGCGATCGACGAATACTGCATCACCGTCTCAACGCGGCTGGTGGGTGGAAGCACAGGTCTTACAGCGGGCCCGGAGACTCCGCCACATAAAATGAATCTCGACTCCATCATCCGTGGTGACGAGGGGCTGTTCTTCAAGTACTCACGGCACTGAGCAGCCATCGGGAGCGCAGAACGTGGTCCCGAGCGGAGCGACGCACGGTGGCCAACTGATT
This DNA window, taken from Micromonospora sp. FIMYZ51, encodes the following:
- a CDS encoding pyrimidine reductase family protein, with the translated sequence MIRLYPPANDKHLAQMTPAELAEVYAYPITESAPYVRTNLVTSINGITTVDGLSGGLSSPDDLTLFKLLRGLADVILVGAATARMEDYRGARIPKAVQKVRRERGQQPVPPIAVVTARADIDPESRLLKDTSVPPLIFTTDAAPPEHLDRLAAAGAKITISGRESADPRRVLQALADSDLNRVLCEGGPNMLGQLIAEDAIDEYCITVSTRLVGGSTGLTAGPETPPHKMNLDSIIRGDEGLFFKYSRH